The following proteins are co-located in the Paralichthys olivaceus isolate ysfri-2021 chromosome 10, ASM2471397v2, whole genome shotgun sequence genome:
- the LOC109631063 gene encoding rho GTPase-activating protein 6-like isoform X1, with the protein MTAQGLLSSVFSCSLSPKTISKRRLRQTRSLDPVLMRHYGTDAEESPYKGDFTWNSVSGCSVGLKPVHLQSLSELERVRLQEVAFRRLLRDRDLGCHITIPKCHKPKKSLKKKLDSLSKEKSKDKETAPQAFGIPLSQVISNDRTHKQRHDPPREEHSDPTELMLSFLHLTSSLKRPNKELSSSTSSLSSNSETPNEFPPLSVLDAAPRTRRRGGVSVDCITDLDDNQSRLLEALQLSLPEEAAGKRKKRHDKKLSLNPIYRQVPRALDLCCQHLEKHGLQTVGIFRVGSSKKRVRQLREEFDQGWEVSLDEEHSVHDVAALLKEFLRDMPDPLLTRELYTAFINTLLLDHSEQESAIQLLMFLLPPCNSDTLLRLLCLLSTVAAHAEDSLDNEGQEVTGNKMTSLNLATIFGPNLLHKQKKDKEFAVQSFARAEESMAIISVVQRMINTYHSLFMVPADLQNEVLMSLLETDPDVVDYLLRRKASHCSDPSLLRAEESFSPTERCLSRDSKAWSGEVSPYDNNSPVLSDGPLWKYPEDRSPLSDRVPRLSAHSKDRSGSTSPTLSKAASSISGNDSFWDTWHELLNKDVSGRHVTGSLGDMSECESYGSSEGLSSHQGNHKLPVGPTHSSLGVLDCRPHLPVTRSSSSGPPDRLGHRRPGSSLHQGLSSQSGAISSDDLAARTGLPSCPLLKVRVGRLSPLDYSGPLRETHISHSTPSLFTCPSDPQTAQQSQHSSASQTGDMTDASGRGRRKSSRPNWQTERWHIWQILSKENSEALPETLV; encoded by the exons ATGACCGCTCAGGGATTGTTAAGCAGCGTGTTCTCGTGTTCTCTAAGCCCCAAAACTATCTCCAAGCGCAGGCTGAGGCAGACCCGGAGCCTGGACCCGGTGCTGATGCGACACTACGGCACAGACGCTGAGGAGTCTCCGTACAAG GGTGACTTCACCTGGAACAGTGTGTCAGGATGCAGCGTTGGCCTGAAGCCAGTCCACTTGCAAAGCCTCTCAGAGCTGGAGAGGGTTCGTCTCCAGGAAGTGGCCTTTAGGCGATTGCTCCGGGATCGCGACCTCGGCTGCCACATCACCATCCCTAAAT GCCACAAGCCCAAAAAGTCACTGAAGAAGAAGTTGGATTCATTATCGAAAGAGAAGAGTAAAGATAAAG AGACCGCGCCACAGGCGTTTGGCATTCCGCTGTCGCAGGTCATTTCAAACGACCGCACGCACAAGCAGAGGCATGATCCCCCGCGGGAGGAGCACAGCGACCCCACCGAACTGATGTTATCCTTCCTTCACCTCACCTCCAGCCTCAAACGGCCCAACAAAGAGCTCTCCAGCAGCACCTCGTCGCTCAGCTCCAACTCCGAGACCCCTAACGAATTTCCTCCTCTGAGTGTGCTGGACGCAGCCCCGCGGACTCGCAGGAGG GGTGGAGTGTCTGTAGATTGCATCACTGACCTTGATGATAACCAGTCTCGGCTCTTGGAGGCCCTCCAGCTGTCTCTGCCAGAAGAGGCAGCTGGCAAAAGGAAGAAGCGCCATGACAAAAAGCTCAGCCTTAACCCTATTTACAGACAGGTGCCCAGGGCGCTGGATCTCTGCTGCCAGCACCTAGAAAAACACG GCCTGCAAACGGTTGGAATATTCCGGGTAGGGAGTTCCAAGAAGAGAGTGCGACAG CTTCGTGAGGAGTTTGACCAGGGGTGGGAGGTGAGCCTGGATGAGGAGCACAGTGTCCACGATGTTGCTGCGCTGCTGAAAGAATTCCTCCGAGACATGCCCGATCCACTGCTGACCAGAGAACTGTACACGGCCTTCATCAACACACTGT tgcTGGATCACTCGGAACAAGAGAGCGCCATCCAGCTCCTGATGTTTCTGCTTCCTCCCTGTAACAGTGACACGCTGCTGCGTCTCCTCTGCTTGTTGTCCACTGTGGCTGCACACGCTGAAGACAGCCTGGACAACGAGGGGCAGGAG GTAACAGGAAACAAGATGACATCACTCAATCTGGCGACCATCTTTGGACCCAACCTCTTGCACAAGCAGAAAAAGGACAAAGAGTTTGCGGTGCAGAGTTTTGCTCGTGCAGAGGAGAGCATGGCCATCATCAGCGTGGTCCAAAGGATGATCAATACATACCATTCGCTGTTTATG GTTCCTGCTGACCTGCAGAATGAGGTGCTGATGAGTTTACTGGAAACGGATCCTGATGTTGTCGATTATTTACTCAGGAGGAAGGCCTCGCACTGCTC AGATCCAAGCCTTCTCAGAGCAGAAGAGTCCTTCTCTCCGACCGAGCGATGCTTGTCCAGAGACTCCAAAGCATGGAGTGGAGAGGTGTCTCCCTACGACAACAACTCTCCTGTCCTGTCAGATGGACCGCTGTGGAAATACCCAGAGGACAGGAGTCCGCTCTCAGACAGAGTCCCCAGACTATCTGCTCATTCAAAAGACAGATCTGGCAGCACCTCTCCGACACTTTCTAAAG cgGCCTCATCTATTTCTGGCAACGACAGTTTCTGGGACACCTGGCACGAGCTGTTAAACAAAGATGTCAGTGGCCGTCACGTCACTG GCTCCCTTGGAGACATGTCGGAGTGTGAGTCGTATGGATCATCAGAGGGGCTGAGCAGTCACCAAGGTAACCACAAGTTGCCTGTCGGACCAACTCACAGCTCATTGGGTGTGCTGGATTGCAGACCACACCTCCCGGTGactcgcagcagcagcagcggtccTCCTGACCGGCTGGGACACAGACGACCGGGATCGTCGTTACATCAAGGACtgagcagccaatcaggagccaTTAGCTCAGACGACTTAGCGGCAAGGACAGGACTCCCTTCATGTCCGTTGTTAAAGGTCAGAGTGGGGCGtttgtctcccctcgactactCTGGACCTCTGAGGGAGACCCATATATCTCACTCCACACCCTCTCTCTTCACGTGTCCGTCTGACCCCCAAACAGCCCAACAGTCCCAGCACAGCTCTGCTTCCCAGACTGGAGATATGACAGACGCCTCCGGACGTGGACGACGAAAGTCGAGCAGGCCAAACTGGCAGACAGAGAGGTGGCATATATGGCAGATACTGTCAAAGGAAAATTCAGAGGCTCTGCCAGAAACCTTGGTGTGA
- the LOC109631063 gene encoding rho GTPase-activating protein 6-like isoform X2 has translation MENPLPRRSITFPGDFTWNSVSGCSVGLKPVHLQSLSELERVRLQEVAFRRLLRDRDLGCHITIPKCHKPKKSLKKKLDSLSKEKSKDKETAPQAFGIPLSQVISNDRTHKQRHDPPREEHSDPTELMLSFLHLTSSLKRPNKELSSSTSSLSSNSETPNEFPPLSVLDAAPRTRRRGGVSVDCITDLDDNQSRLLEALQLSLPEEAAGKRKKRHDKKLSLNPIYRQVPRALDLCCQHLEKHGLQTVGIFRVGSSKKRVRQLREEFDQGWEVSLDEEHSVHDVAALLKEFLRDMPDPLLTRELYTAFINTLLLDHSEQESAIQLLMFLLPPCNSDTLLRLLCLLSTVAAHAEDSLDNEGQEVTGNKMTSLNLATIFGPNLLHKQKKDKEFAVQSFARAEESMAIISVVQRMINTYHSLFMVPADLQNEVLMSLLETDPDVVDYLLRRKASHCSDPSLLRAEESFSPTERCLSRDSKAWSGEVSPYDNNSPVLSDGPLWKYPEDRSPLSDRVPRLSAHSKDRSGSTSPTLSKAASSISGNDSFWDTWHELLNKDVSGRHVTGSLGDMSECESYGSSEGLSSHQGNHKLPVGPTHSSLGVLDCRPHLPVTRSSSSGPPDRLGHRRPGSSLHQGLSSQSGAISSDDLAARTGLPSCPLLKVRVGRLSPLDYSGPLRETHISHSTPSLFTCPSDPQTAQQSQHSSASQTGDMTDASGRGRRKSSRPNWQTERWHIWQILSKENSEALPETLV, from the exons ATGGAGAATCCGCTTCCTCGACGGAGCATCACCTTCCCT GGTGACTTCACCTGGAACAGTGTGTCAGGATGCAGCGTTGGCCTGAAGCCAGTCCACTTGCAAAGCCTCTCAGAGCTGGAGAGGGTTCGTCTCCAGGAAGTGGCCTTTAGGCGATTGCTCCGGGATCGCGACCTCGGCTGCCACATCACCATCCCTAAAT GCCACAAGCCCAAAAAGTCACTGAAGAAGAAGTTGGATTCATTATCGAAAGAGAAGAGTAAAGATAAAG AGACCGCGCCACAGGCGTTTGGCATTCCGCTGTCGCAGGTCATTTCAAACGACCGCACGCACAAGCAGAGGCATGATCCCCCGCGGGAGGAGCACAGCGACCCCACCGAACTGATGTTATCCTTCCTTCACCTCACCTCCAGCCTCAAACGGCCCAACAAAGAGCTCTCCAGCAGCACCTCGTCGCTCAGCTCCAACTCCGAGACCCCTAACGAATTTCCTCCTCTGAGTGTGCTGGACGCAGCCCCGCGGACTCGCAGGAGG GGTGGAGTGTCTGTAGATTGCATCACTGACCTTGATGATAACCAGTCTCGGCTCTTGGAGGCCCTCCAGCTGTCTCTGCCAGAAGAGGCAGCTGGCAAAAGGAAGAAGCGCCATGACAAAAAGCTCAGCCTTAACCCTATTTACAGACAGGTGCCCAGGGCGCTGGATCTCTGCTGCCAGCACCTAGAAAAACACG GCCTGCAAACGGTTGGAATATTCCGGGTAGGGAGTTCCAAGAAGAGAGTGCGACAG CTTCGTGAGGAGTTTGACCAGGGGTGGGAGGTGAGCCTGGATGAGGAGCACAGTGTCCACGATGTTGCTGCGCTGCTGAAAGAATTCCTCCGAGACATGCCCGATCCACTGCTGACCAGAGAACTGTACACGGCCTTCATCAACACACTGT tgcTGGATCACTCGGAACAAGAGAGCGCCATCCAGCTCCTGATGTTTCTGCTTCCTCCCTGTAACAGTGACACGCTGCTGCGTCTCCTCTGCTTGTTGTCCACTGTGGCTGCACACGCTGAAGACAGCCTGGACAACGAGGGGCAGGAG GTAACAGGAAACAAGATGACATCACTCAATCTGGCGACCATCTTTGGACCCAACCTCTTGCACAAGCAGAAAAAGGACAAAGAGTTTGCGGTGCAGAGTTTTGCTCGTGCAGAGGAGAGCATGGCCATCATCAGCGTGGTCCAAAGGATGATCAATACATACCATTCGCTGTTTATG GTTCCTGCTGACCTGCAGAATGAGGTGCTGATGAGTTTACTGGAAACGGATCCTGATGTTGTCGATTATTTACTCAGGAGGAAGGCCTCGCACTGCTC AGATCCAAGCCTTCTCAGAGCAGAAGAGTCCTTCTCTCCGACCGAGCGATGCTTGTCCAGAGACTCCAAAGCATGGAGTGGAGAGGTGTCTCCCTACGACAACAACTCTCCTGTCCTGTCAGATGGACCGCTGTGGAAATACCCAGAGGACAGGAGTCCGCTCTCAGACAGAGTCCCCAGACTATCTGCTCATTCAAAAGACAGATCTGGCAGCACCTCTCCGACACTTTCTAAAG cgGCCTCATCTATTTCTGGCAACGACAGTTTCTGGGACACCTGGCACGAGCTGTTAAACAAAGATGTCAGTGGCCGTCACGTCACTG GCTCCCTTGGAGACATGTCGGAGTGTGAGTCGTATGGATCATCAGAGGGGCTGAGCAGTCACCAAGGTAACCACAAGTTGCCTGTCGGACCAACTCACAGCTCATTGGGTGTGCTGGATTGCAGACCACACCTCCCGGTGactcgcagcagcagcagcggtccTCCTGACCGGCTGGGACACAGACGACCGGGATCGTCGTTACATCAAGGACtgagcagccaatcaggagccaTTAGCTCAGACGACTTAGCGGCAAGGACAGGACTCCCTTCATGTCCGTTGTTAAAGGTCAGAGTGGGGCGtttgtctcccctcgactactCTGGACCTCTGAGGGAGACCCATATATCTCACTCCACACCCTCTCTCTTCACGTGTCCGTCTGACCCCCAAACAGCCCAACAGTCCCAGCACAGCTCTGCTTCCCAGACTGGAGATATGACAGACGCCTCCGGACGTGGACGACGAAAGTCGAGCAGGCCAAACTGGCAGACAGAGAGGTGGCATATATGGCAGATACTGTCAAAGGAAAATTCAGAGGCTCTGCCAGAAACCTTGGTGTGA